Proteins encoded together in one Bacteroides ovatus window:
- a CDS encoding DUF3823 domain-containing protein — translation MNRARLYINIKLLLLAVLTLNLSGCELDERVDDLTGGYEGAFIDRLTGEKVATEYYGAKLKLLDLEYGNVAVPLEYNTLPEGTYRNTKVYPSRYKVWANGPFFELDTIYGDIRSFKKMDLIVTPNVTLKIKKVEVLYGITANVTFTYQVNDERSKNQEIGLVYGKEQYPGQRTAMNESESGSHTYKRIKKNLTELSGEFTETLFLNPNSTYYLRALGRTESAGDYWNYSEQTVINTTDIDLSSLPIEAAVGVSSATSAVLQWAFPPVVDEIKVSYTDRDGEEVMDKFKPTDYSYVANLPHNQKSTIKVQLLAKGVAGPEQTIEVQTKSLTDKYVPASNTRPENVPFYNDSEFKKSLSGEWALIYGPTIGEDWSTTDLRFEYFDWWDTWLIGFADRMPACQDIENFKSLTIQGEIQTLVDILPFVNLETLSIIKGKGFSVDKTINPKVDLTVLKKLKKLNTVIIGPDVPLTKKNFDDAGLTHLTITN, via the coding sequence ATGAATAGAGCTAGATTATATATAAATATCAAACTGTTACTTTTAGCAGTGTTAACACTGAATCTGTCAGGGTGTGAACTTGACGAACGTGTGGATGACTTGACCGGTGGCTACGAAGGCGCTTTTATTGACAGGCTGACCGGTGAAAAGGTGGCTACCGAATATTATGGAGCTAAATTAAAGTTACTTGATCTGGAGTATGGAAATGTAGCGGTTCCCTTGGAGTATAACACACTTCCTGAAGGAACATATCGCAATACCAAAGTATATCCTTCCCGCTATAAAGTATGGGCGAACGGACCGTTCTTTGAGTTGGATACCATTTATGGTGATATTCGTAGTTTTAAGAAAATGGACTTGATTGTTACCCCCAACGTAACATTGAAAATTAAGAAGGTGGAAGTGTTGTACGGCATTACAGCGAACGTCACTTTTACTTATCAGGTAAATGACGAACGCTCCAAGAATCAGGAAATAGGATTGGTATATGGCAAAGAGCAATATCCCGGACAACGTACGGCTATGAATGAAAGCGAAAGCGGTTCACATACTTACAAGCGAATAAAGAAGAATTTGACAGAATTGTCGGGAGAATTTACGGAGACTCTGTTCTTAAACCCTAACAGCACATATTATTTAAGAGCTTTGGGACGTACGGAATCAGCAGGAGATTACTGGAATTATTCAGAACAGACTGTGATTAATACGACAGATATTGATTTGTCTTCCTTACCGATTGAAGCCGCTGTCGGAGTAAGTAGTGCCACTTCTGCTGTTTTGCAGTGGGCATTTCCTCCCGTTGTTGACGAGATAAAGGTTTCTTATACGGATCGGGATGGTGAAGAGGTGATGGATAAATTTAAACCTACGGATTATTCATACGTTGCCAATTTACCTCATAATCAAAAGAGTACAATCAAAGTACAACTTCTGGCGAAAGGAGTTGCCGGTCCGGAACAAACGATTGAAGTACAGACTAAATCTTTGACGGATAAATATGTACCTGCCTCAAACACTCGTCCGGAAAATGTTCCTTTCTACAATGATTCGGAATTTAAAAAATCATTATCAGGTGAATGGGCATTGATATATGGTCCTACAATCGGCGAAGACTGGTCCACTACCGATTTACGTTTTGAATATTTCGATTGGTGGGATACATGGTTGATAGGATTTGCCGACCGTATGCCTGCTTGCCAGGATATAGAGAACTTTAAATCACTGACGATTCAGGGAGAAATACAAACATTGGTTGATATTTTACCTTTTGTTAATCTGGAAACACTTTCTATCATAAAGGGTAAAGGTTTCTCAGTGGATAAAACGATTAATCCGAAAGTTGACCTGACAGTTCTGAAGAAACTGAAGAAACTTAACACAGTTATTATAGGACCGGATGTGCCGCTTACTAAAAAGAATTTTGATGATGCGGGACTTACACATCTGACGATTACCAACTAG
- a CDS encoding DJ-1 family glyoxalase III produces the protein MGTVYAFFADGFEEIEAFTAIDTLRRAGLNVEIVSVTPDEIVVGAHDVSVLCDINFENCDFFDAELLLLPGGMPGAATLDKHEGLRKLILDFAAKGKPIAAICAAPMVLGKLGLLKGKKATCYPSFEQYLDGAECVNAHVVRDGNIITGMGPGAAMEFALTIVDLLVGKEKVDELVEAMCVKR, from the coding sequence ATGGGAACTGTATACGCTTTTTTTGCAGATGGTTTTGAAGAAATTGAAGCCTTTACTGCTATTGACACGTTGAGACGTGCCGGACTGAATGTAGAAATCGTATCCGTTACACCGGATGAAATTGTAGTAGGAGCACATGATGTATCCGTTCTTTGCGATATCAATTTCGAGAATTGTGATTTCTTTGATGCTGAACTTTTGTTGTTGCCGGGAGGAATGCCGGGAGCTGCTACACTTGACAAGCACGAAGGATTGCGCAAATTGATCCTTGATTTTGCTGCAAAAGGTAAACCTATTGCTGCCATTTGTGCTGCTCCGATGGTGTTGGGTAAACTGGGACTGCTGAAAGGAAAGAAGGCTACCTGTTATCCGAGTTTCGAACAATATCTGGATGGTGCCGAATGTGTAAATGCACATGTCGTACGTGATGGAAACATCATTACGGGTATGGGACCGGGTGCTGCTATGGAATTTGCCTTGACAATCGTTGACCTGTTGGTAGGTAAAGAAAAAGTAGACGAACTGGTAGAAGCGATGTGCGTTAAACGCTAA
- a CDS encoding NAD kinase has translation MKFAIFGNTYQAKKSSHAVALFKLLKKQGAEIGMCREFYQFLVSENMDIEADQLFDGDDFTADMVISIGGDGTFLKAARRVGRKGIPILGINTGRLGFLADISPEEMEETFDEIQNGRYSVEERSVLQLICNDKHLQDSPYALNEIAILKRDSSSMISIRTAINGAYLNTYQADGLVIATPTGSTAYSLSVGGPIIVPHSNTIAITPVAPHSLNVRPIVIRDDWEITLDVESRSHNFLVAIDGRSETCKETTQLTIRRADYSVKVVKRFNHIFFDTLRSKMMWGADGRR, from the coding sequence ATGAAATTTGCCATTTTTGGAAATACTTATCAGGCTAAAAAGTCTTCTCATGCTGTCGCCTTGTTTAAACTTTTAAAGAAACAAGGAGCAGAGATTGGTATGTGCAGGGAATTTTATCAATTCCTAGTTTCTGAAAATATGGATATTGAAGCAGATCAATTATTTGATGGTGATGATTTTACTGCCGATATGGTAATCAGCATCGGAGGCGACGGAACGTTTCTGAAAGCTGCCCGCCGCGTAGGAAGAAAAGGGATCCCTATTTTGGGAATTAACACAGGACGTTTAGGATTTCTGGCAGATATTTCACCGGAAGAAATGGAGGAAACATTTGATGAAATCCAAAACGGCAGATATAGTGTGGAGGAACGGAGCGTACTTCAGTTAATCTGCAACGACAAACATCTCCAAGATTCTCCTTACGCCCTCAACGAAATAGCTATTCTCAAACGGGACAGCTCCTCTATGATTAGTATCCGGACAGCTATTAATGGCGCGTATCTGAATACTTATCAAGCTGACGGGTTAGTAATTGCCACTCCAACAGGTTCCACAGCCTACTCTTTGAGTGTAGGAGGCCCGATCATCGTTCCTCATTCCAACACTATTGCCATCACTCCGGTGGCTCCACATAGTCTCAACGTCCGCCCTATCGTTATTCGGGATGACTGGGAGATTACATTAGATGTAGAAAGCAGAAGTCACAACTTCCTCGTCGCCATTGACGGGAGGAGCGAAACTTGCAAAGAAACGACTCAACTAACCATTCGCCGGGCAGATTACAGCGTAAAGGTAGTGAAACGTTTTAATCACATTTTTTTCGATACACTCCGCAGCAAGATGATGTGGGGAGCTGACGGAAGACGGTAA
- a CDS encoding MotA/TolQ/ExbB proton channel family protein, with protein sequence MNAMILLAQGAMNMADSLATANPVLTEVNAPEMNMLDMAVKGGWIMIVLGVLSVICFYILFERNYMIRKAGKEDPMFMERIKDYIHSGEIKAAINYCRTMNTPSARMIEKGISRLGRPINDVQVAIENVGNIEVAKLEKGLTVMATISGGAPMLGFLGTVTGMVRAFYEMANAGSGNIDITLLSGGIYEAMITTVGGLIVGIIAMFAYNYLVMLVDRVVNKMESRTMEFMDLLNEPAK encoded by the coding sequence ATGAATGCAATGATCTTGTTAGCCCAAGGGGCTATGAATATGGCCGACTCACTGGCTACTGCCAACCCCGTGCTGACGGAGGTAAACGCTCCGGAAATGAACATGCTTGATATGGCTGTCAAGGGTGGATGGATTATGATTGTATTGGGCGTACTGTCGGTTATCTGTTTCTATATCCTGTTTGAACGTAACTACATGATTCGCAAAGCAGGAAAAGAGGACCCCATGTTTATGGAACGGATTAAAGACTATATTCATAGTGGAGAGATCAAAGCGGCTATTAACTATTGCCGTACGATGAATACCCCTTCGGCACGTATGATAGAAAAAGGAATCAGCCGTCTGGGACGTCCTATTAACGATGTGCAGGTAGCTATTGAGAATGTGGGTAACATTGAAGTTGCAAAGTTGGAAAAAGGACTAACTGTGATGGCAACTATTTCCGGAGGTGCTCCAATGCTCGGATTTCTCGGTACGGTGACCGGTATGGTACGTGCATTCTACGAAATGGCGAATGCCGGAAGTGGAAACATTGATATCACTTTGCTTTCGGGAGGTATCTATGAAGCTATGATTACAACGGTCGGTGGTCTGATTGTCGGTATCATCGCTATGTTTGCCTATAATTATCTGGTGATGCTGGTAGACCGTGTGGTAAATAAAATGGAATCTCGTACAATGGAGTTCATGGACCTGTTGAACGAGCCTGCAAAATAA
- a CDS encoding pyridoxine 5'-phosphate synthase, which translates to MTKLSVNINKIATLRNARGGNVPDVVKVALDCESFGADGITVHPRPDERHIRRSDVYDLRPLLRTEFNIEGYPSPEFIDLVLKVKPHQVTLVPDDPSQITSNSGWDTKANQEFLTEVLDQFNSAGIRTSVFVAADPEMVEYAAKAGADRVELYTEPYATDYPKNPEAAIAPFIEAAKTARKLGIGLNAGHDLSLVNLNYFYKNIPWVDEVSIGHALISDALYLGLERTIQEYKNCLRS; encoded by the coding sequence ATGACTAAATTAAGTGTAAACATAAACAAGATTGCTACACTAAGAAATGCTCGCGGGGGAAATGTGCCCGATGTAGTAAAAGTAGCGCTTGATTGTGAATCTTTTGGGGCTGATGGTATCACCGTTCATCCCCGTCCTGACGAGCGTCACATTCGTCGTTCTGATGTATATGACTTGCGTCCTCTGTTGCGGACTGAATTTAATATTGAAGGTTATCCGTCTCCGGAATTTATTGACTTGGTGTTGAAAGTAAAACCTCATCAGGTTACTTTAGTACCCGATGATCCTTCACAGATCACCTCCAATTCAGGTTGGGATACGAAAGCAAATCAGGAATTCCTGACGGAAGTTCTCGATCAGTTTAACAGTGCCGGCATTCGTACTTCCGTTTTTGTGGCAGCCGATCCTGAAATGGTGGAATATGCGGCAAAAGCAGGGGCGGATCGCGTCGAACTGTATACTGAACCTTATGCAACGGACTATCCGAAGAATCCGGAAGCAGCTATCGCTCCTTTTATCGAAGCTGCAAAGACTGCCCGTAAACTGGGTATCGGATTGAACGCCGGTCATGATTTGAGTCTGGTGAATTTAAATTATTTCTATAAAAACATTCCTTGGGTGGATGAAGTGTCTATCGGACATGCGTTGATTAGCGATGCACTGTATCTGGGACTCGAACGTACCATTCAGGAATATAAAAACTGTTTACGCTCATGA
- a CDS encoding alpha-N-acetylglucosaminidase, with the protein MCKIKCLFLLMLIVLCSSCKESTEDEKAMQQMVERLFPEYASQFSFEQSEKIDKDWYEIEAQGGTVRIRGNNANSMAVGLNYYLNHYCLTSVSWYVNDTVEMPEVLPMPPAKIISTARCKNRFFLNYCTFGYTMPWWTWKDWERLIDWMALNGINMPLAITGQESVWYRVWTKLGLTDEEIRNYFTGPAHLPWHRMSNLDYWQGPLPKEWLDTQEALQKQIVARERQFNMRPILPAFAGHVPSELKRIYPEAKISRMSSWGGFEDKYRSHFLDPLDPLFATIQKEFLEEQTKLFGTDHIYGADPFNEVAPPSWEPEFLANCSKHIYQSMTHVDPDATWLQMTWLFYIDRHLWTNERVEAFLKAVPQNKLLLLDYYCENTEVWKQTDRYFGQPYLWCYLGNFGGNTMLAGNTKEVGKRIENVYTNGGENFSGLGSTLEGFDVNPFMYEYVFSKAWDCNLPDSVWIEQLADRRIGLRNQQMRRAWKLLYDSIYTAPAALGQGTLMNARPCLKGNGNWTTTPTVAYSNETLFEVWEMLLKAGEHRHSTYEYDVVNIGRQVLGNYFGKLRDEFAETYSRKQLPLLKQKGAEMKQLLRDVNTLLSTQSSFLLGKWIEDARSLGIDEASKNYYEENARTIVSTWGDKDQSLNDYANRTWGGLVSGYYAPRWEMFIDEVIRSVSNKQPFNADAFHQRVTQFEIDWVKSHERYPSEPVGNAVEIATLLMNKYKDSILKEKHNENN; encoded by the coding sequence ATGTGTAAGATTAAATGTTTATTTCTACTGATGTTGATCGTATTGTGTTCTTCCTGCAAAGAAAGTACAGAAGATGAAAAAGCGATGCAACAGATGGTGGAACGTTTATTTCCGGAGTATGCTTCCCAATTTAGTTTTGAACAATCAGAAAAGATTGATAAAGATTGGTATGAAATAGAAGCGCAAGGAGGAACAGTACGAATACGGGGAAATAACGCAAATTCGATGGCTGTAGGGCTGAACTATTATCTGAATCATTACTGCCTTACCTCTGTTTCCTGGTATGTGAACGATACGGTGGAGATGCCGGAAGTATTACCCATGCCACCGGCAAAAATAATTTCGACTGCCCGTTGCAAGAACCGATTCTTTCTTAATTACTGTACCTTCGGTTATACAATGCCATGGTGGACATGGAAGGATTGGGAACGGTTGATAGACTGGATGGCTTTAAATGGAATCAATATGCCTTTGGCAATCACCGGACAAGAATCTGTCTGGTATCGCGTATGGACGAAATTAGGATTGACGGATGAGGAAATACGGAACTATTTCACAGGGCCTGCTCACTTGCCTTGGCATCGTATGTCTAACTTGGATTATTGGCAGGGGCCTCTGCCTAAAGAATGGCTGGATACACAAGAAGCATTGCAGAAACAAATCGTAGCCCGTGAACGTCAATTTAATATGCGCCCCATACTTCCTGCATTTGCCGGACATGTACCGTCGGAACTTAAAAGAATCTATCCGGAAGCTAAGATTAGCCGGATGAGCTCTTGGGGAGGTTTCGAGGATAAATACAGAAGCCACTTTCTGGATCCGCTTGACCCATTGTTTGCAACCATACAGAAAGAGTTTCTGGAAGAACAAACTAAGTTGTTCGGAACAGACCATATTTATGGGGCAGATCCTTTTAATGAAGTAGCCCCTCCAAGTTGGGAGCCGGAATTTTTAGCCAATTGCTCGAAGCATATTTATCAATCGATGACGCATGTCGATCCGGATGCTACTTGGTTACAAATGACATGGTTATTCTATATTGACCGACATTTATGGACAAACGAACGGGTAGAAGCTTTCTTGAAAGCAGTCCCTCAAAATAAACTGTTGCTACTGGACTATTATTGTGAGAATACTGAAGTTTGGAAGCAGACAGATCGGTATTTCGGGCAACCATATTTATGGTGCTATTTAGGAAATTTCGGAGGAAATACAATGCTTGCCGGAAACACCAAAGAAGTGGGGAAACGAATCGAAAATGTATATACCAATGGTGGAGAAAACTTTTCGGGACTGGGTTCTACTTTGGAGGGGTTTGATGTAAATCCTTTCATGTATGAATATGTTTTCAGTAAAGCATGGGATTGTAATCTGCCGGACTCTGTATGGATAGAACAACTGGCAGACAGGCGAATTGGCTTGAGAAACCAACAAATGCGTCGGGCATGGAAATTGCTTTATGACAGTATTTATACAGCACCAGCTGCTTTGGGACAGGGGACATTGATGAATGCGCGTCCTTGTTTAAAAGGAAATGGCAATTGGACGACTACGCCTACGGTAGCGTATTCCAATGAAACTTTGTTTGAGGTATGGGAGATGTTGTTGAAAGCCGGAGAACATCGACATTCTACTTATGAATATGATGTTGTTAATATAGGAAGGCAAGTGCTGGGGAATTATTTCGGGAAGCTTCGCGATGAATTTGCGGAAACTTATTCCCGGAAGCAATTACCGCTATTAAAACAAAAAGGAGCTGAAATGAAACAACTACTGCGTGATGTTAATACTTTATTAAGTACACAATCTTCTTTTTTACTGGGAAAATGGATTGAAGATGCCCGTTCATTAGGTATAGACGAAGCCTCTAAAAATTATTACGAAGAAAATGCCCGTACTATCGTTTCAACCTGGGGAGATAAAGATCAAAGTTTAAACGATTATGCAAATCGTACTTGGGGAGGTTTGGTATCGGGATATTATGCGCCTCGTTGGGAAATGTTTATAGATGAAGTTATTCGCTCTGTTTCTAACAAGCAGCCGTTTAATGCTGATGCTTTTCATCAAAGAGTGACGCAGTTTGAAATTGACTGGGTCAAGTCACATGAACGTTATCCTTCCGAACCGGTTGGTAATGCTGTTGAGATTGCTACTTTATTGATGAATAAATACAAGGATTCAATTTTAAAAGAAAAACACAATGAGAATAATTAG
- a CDS encoding 2-C-methyl-D-erythritol 4-phosphate cytidylyltransferase, whose protein sequence is MKKYVIIVAGGKGLRMGSDLPKQFLPMGDKPVLMHTLEVFRRYDEALQIILVLPQEQQSFWKQLCDEHHFTVKHVLAEGGETRFHSVKNGLALVQEPGLVGVHDGVRPFVSVEVIRRCYELAEVQKAVIPVVDVVETLRHLTDAGSETVSRIDYKLVQTPQVFDVELLQQAYAQEFTPFFTDDASVVEAMGMPVYLAEGNRENIKITTPFDLKVGSALL, encoded by the coding sequence ATGAAGAAATATGTAATCATTGTCGCCGGTGGAAAGGGCTTGCGAATGGGAAGTGATCTTCCCAAACAATTCCTTCCCATGGGTGATAAACCTGTGTTGATGCATACCCTGGAAGTCTTCAGGAGATATGACGAGGCACTTCAAATCATATTGGTGCTTCCGCAGGAGCAACAAAGTTTCTGGAAGCAACTTTGCGATGAACATCATTTTACGGTAAAACATGTCCTTGCAGAAGGAGGTGAAACACGTTTCCATTCCGTAAAGAACGGGCTGGCACTGGTGCAAGAGCCGGGATTGGTGGGAGTGCATGATGGAGTACGCCCGTTTGTATCAGTAGAAGTGATTCGCCGTTGTTATGAGTTGGCAGAGGTGCAAAAAGCAGTGATTCCTGTGGTGGATGTAGTAGAGACGCTTCGCCATTTGACAGATGCCGGAAGTGAAACAGTCAGCCGGATTGATTATAAACTGGTGCAAACGCCGCAAGTGTTTGATGTAGAGTTGCTGCAACAAGCCTATGCCCAGGAATTTACCCCCTTCTTTACAGATGATGCTTCCGTTGTGGAAGCGATGGGAATGCCCGTTTATCTGGCAGAAGGCAACCGTGAAAATATAAAAATAACAACTCCTTTCGATTTAAAAGTAGGGAGTGCTCTTTTATAA
- a CDS encoding ExbD/TolR family protein — protein MGLKRRNRVSPNFSMASMTDVIFLLLIFFMITSTVVSPNAIKVLLPQGKQQTSAKPLTRVVIDKDLNFYAAFGNEKEQPVALNDLTSFLQSCAEKEPEMYVALYADESVPYREIVRVLNIANENHFKMVLATRPPENK, from the coding sequence ATGGGATTAAAAAGAAGAAATAGAGTATCGCCCAATTTCAGCATGGCCTCCATGACGGACGTCATCTTCCTGTTGCTGATATTCTTTATGATAACCTCTACGGTGGTGTCGCCCAATGCCATAAAGGTATTGTTGCCTCAAGGCAAGCAGCAGACTTCGGCCAAGCCGCTGACAAGAGTGGTTATCGATAAGGACTTGAATTTCTATGCCGCTTTCGGCAATGAAAAAGAGCAGCCGGTGGCGCTGAACGATCTGACTTCATTTTTGCAGAGTTGTGCAGAGAAGGAACCGGAAATGTATGTGGCATTGTATGCAGATGAATCGGTACCTTATCGTGAGATTGTAAGGGTATTGAACATTGCAAACGAGAATCATTTTAAGATGGTGCTGGCTACCCGCCCGCCTGAAAATAAATAA
- a CDS encoding cell envelope integrity protein TolA — MDRRKKGEYIGALGALLVHVAVIALLILVSFTVPQPDEDAGGVPVMLGNVDTASGFDDPSLVDVDIMDEDAAAPPAETEPQLPSEQDLLTQTEEETVTLKPKTEEPKKETVKPKEVVKPKEPVKKPEKTEAEKAAEAKRLAEEKAERERKAAEEAARKRVSGAFGKGAQMTGNKGTAASGTGTEGSKEGNSSTGAKTGTGGYGTFDLGGRSLGTGSLPKPAYNVQEEGRVVVNITVNPAGQVVSTSISPQTNTVNSALRKAAEDAAKKARFNTIDGVNNQTGTITYYFNLR, encoded by the coding sequence ATGGACAGAAGAAAAAAGGGTGAATACATAGGAGCGCTCGGTGCACTGTTGGTGCATGTGGCAGTGATTGCTCTTTTGATTCTGGTGAGCTTTACTGTCCCCCAACCGGATGAAGATGCAGGCGGAGTGCCTGTGATGCTGGGGAATGTGGATACAGCGAGCGGCTTTGATGATCCTTCTCTGGTAGATGTGGATATTATGGATGAAGATGCGGCAGCACCGCCTGCGGAAACAGAACCGCAACTCCCTTCTGAACAGGATTTACTGACACAGACTGAAGAGGAAACGGTCACTTTGAAGCCTAAGACGGAAGAACCGAAAAAAGAGACGGTGAAACCTAAAGAGGTGGTCAAGCCGAAAGAACCGGTGAAGAAGCCGGAAAAAACGGAAGCGGAAAAAGCTGCAGAAGCGAAACGACTGGCAGAAGAAAAAGCGGAACGTGAACGTAAGGCTGCCGAAGAAGCTGCCAGAAAGAGGGTGTCCGGTGCGTTTGGAAAAGGAGCGCAAATGACAGGAAATAAAGGAACAGCGGCTAGTGGCACGGGAACCGAAGGTAGCAAGGAGGGTAACTCTTCTACCGGAGCGAAGACCGGAACCGGAGGTTATGGAACATTTGACCTTGGCGGACGTTCTTTAGGTACGGGCAGTTTACCGAAGCCTGCATATAACGTGCAGGAAGAAGGACGTGTAGTGGTGAATATCACAGTGAATCCTGCAGGACAAGTGGTGTCTACCAGCATCAGTCCTCAAACGAACACTGTAAATTCTGCTTTACGTAAGGCAGCGGAGGATGCAGCTAAGAAAGCCCGTTTTAATACGATCGATGGAGTGAATAACCAGACAGGGACAATCACCTATTATTTTAACTTGAGATAG
- a CDS encoding RagB/SusD family nutrient uptake outer membrane protein, translating into MKVKSIIYMVLALSLCCGCSDWLTVDSKTILSEEDIAKYPELAEAQFLSNYAELRKSIHCIGDGAMSYRQHHLDAFTDDGASNITYENGVMRNNTPGTVFGGVFSQSKGEIFEAVWNYKTINVVNKFIATYKNSDNEGVLSTVGEAYFIRAYLYFEMVKRYGGVPLYSSPLDDVSSINNRSTEEKSWDYIKDNLDSALVLLPKVQRIASEDRDRANRYTALALKSRAMLYAGTIAKYGKVSNNSFQGIRKEMAKTYLLEAAKAAKEIVDDGKYALSTEFGDLFNGKDENNNEIIFRFANVAKTGVAVYEDYWYQSYRIKRAGYCAFMVPPLDVVEQFETLDGKIQPLDYAASKNNPEDFFANRDKRLDATVIYPGGEFLGERFSIYRKTLVKRTDGTTEEYSYEKSEDWMGAGKVPGHEKYMKSGADGIFLNLSAAGTTNWGFFLKKTLYGVKRLDDYLIQENDQDAVVIRYGEVILNLAEAAVELSTYGVNDYLAVAQVAFDLLRSIHGGLPAKTMDLEVVRHERRIDLMYEGFRYWDLKRWRIGEEKMHNKTLKALYPILHIDETTSPASVYYTLEKVEAPDLATRVKWFEERDYYCPLPLSKSPGIVQNDGWN; encoded by the coding sequence ATGAAAGTAAAATCTATCATATATATGGTATTGGCATTGAGCTTGTGCTGTGGATGTAGCGATTGGCTTACTGTCGATTCGAAAACCATTCTTAGTGAAGAGGACATTGCCAAATATCCCGAACTGGCAGAAGCACAGTTCTTATCCAATTATGCGGAATTACGTAAATCAATTCATTGTATCGGTGACGGAGCAATGTCGTACAGGCAACATCATCTGGATGCTTTTACCGATGATGGAGCGAGCAATATTACCTACGAGAATGGGGTCATGAGAAATAACACTCCGGGTACTGTTTTTGGAGGAGTCTTTTCTCAAAGCAAAGGTGAAATATTTGAGGCGGTATGGAATTATAAGACAATCAATGTTGTAAATAAGTTTATCGCCACTTATAAGAATTCGGATAATGAAGGGGTGTTGAGTACAGTCGGTGAGGCTTATTTTATTCGTGCTTATCTGTATTTTGAGATGGTGAAACGATATGGGGGTGTGCCTTTGTATTCAAGTCCGTTGGATGATGTAAGCTCCATCAACAATCGTTCTACAGAGGAAAAATCCTGGGATTATATAAAAGATAACTTGGACTCGGCTCTTGTATTGCTTCCGAAAGTACAGCGTATTGCATCAGAAGATCGTGACCGTGCCAATCGGTATACAGCTTTGGCGTTGAAGTCGAGGGCTATGTTGTATGCGGGGACTATTGCTAAGTATGGAAAAGTTTCAAATAATAGTTTCCAGGGAATCCGCAAAGAAATGGCGAAAACATATTTATTGGAAGCGGCAAAAGCAGCAAAGGAAATCGTTGATGATGGTAAGTATGCGCTCTCTACTGAATTTGGCGATTTGTTTAATGGAAAAGATGAAAATAATAATGAGATAATTTTCCGTTTTGCTAATGTTGCCAAGACAGGAGTGGCTGTATATGAGGATTACTGGTATCAGTCTTATCGTATTAAACGGGCCGGTTACTGTGCCTTTATGGTTCCTCCTTTAGATGTTGTCGAACAATTTGAAACATTAGACGGTAAGATTCAGCCATTGGATTATGCCGCTTCAAAGAATAATCCCGAAGATTTTTTTGCAAATCGTGATAAACGTCTGGATGCCACTGTTATTTATCCGGGAGGAGAGTTCTTGGGAGAACGTTTCTCTATTTACCGGAAAACACTCGTAAAAAGGACAGATGGAACTACTGAAGAATATTCTTATGAAAAATCTGAAGATTGGATGGGAGCGGGGAAAGTGCCCGGTCACGAAAAATACATGAAAAGTGGAGCAGATGGTATCTTCTTGAACCTTTCCGCCGCAGGAACTACTAACTGGGGATTTTTTCTGAAAAAAACACTGTATGGAGTGAAGAGGTTGGATGATTATCTTATACAAGAAAACGATCAGGATGCTGTCGTTATTCGGTATGGCGAGGTTATTTTAAATTTGGCTGAAGCTGCCGTTGAGCTTTCAACCTATGGAGTGAATGACTATTTAGCGGTTGCCCAAGTCGCTTTTGACCTATTGCGTAGTATACATGGAGGATTGCCTGCCAAAACGATGGACTTGGAGGTTGTACGGCATGAACGCCGGATAGACTTGATGTATGAAGGATTCCGTTATTGGGACTTGAAGCGTTGGCGCATTGGGGAAGAAAAGATGCACAATAAAACGTTGAAGGCTCTCTATCCCATTCTTCATATCGATGAAACAACTTCTCCTGCCTCCGTTTATTATACGTTGGAGAAAGTAGAAGCACCGGATTTGGCTACGAGAGTGAAATGGTTCGAGGAAAGAGACTATTATTGTCCGCTTCCTTTAAGCAAAAGCCCGGGTATCGTGCAGAATGACGGTTGGAATTGA